One Eurosta solidaginis isolate ZX-2024a chromosome 5, ASM4086904v1, whole genome shotgun sequence DNA segment encodes these proteins:
- the LOC137252722 gene encoding putative phosphatidate phosphatase isoform X2 — protein MKDHQFTSEDRRLLHRILLDFIIAVVLFIPIIVCEFVIEPYQRGFFCSDETIRYPFHENTMSILCVALLVIIIPIVIVITVEYTRYYRCSRINKTCLLFGRKVPIWLAEFFKHASYLIFGGLLTYNATEVGKYTIGRLRPHFISVCQPQLADGSTCDAPQNIHRYVEAYTCVGIGYTPNDLREARISFPSGHSCMIFYTMLYLIIYLQHKFTWRGSKFSRYFLQFALLMLAWFTALSRIMDNYHHWSDVLCGCVLGIVGALITTTFIVKDFCTPFLERVHVNLPRQDTSTTLDEMTATMRAYTQSNGVGGDSPLNGESLSGDSAAPSLSNYQYCTKVSGCRKLRISCEVNT, from the exons ATGAAAGATCATCAGTTCACATCAGAAGATCGTCGTTTATTACATCGCATCTTGCTTGATTTCATAATTGCAGTGGTGCTCTTTATACCCATCATTGTTTGTGAATTCGTCATCGAACCATATCAACGTGGTTTCTTCTGTAGTGATGAAACGATACGTTATCCTTTTCATGAAAATACCATGTCTATACTATGTGTCGCCTTATTAGTCATTATAATACCAATCGTTATAGTGATCACTGTTGAATATACGCGCTACTATCGTTGTAGTCGTATAAACAAAACATGCTTGCTTTTTGGACGTAAAGTACCAATTTGGCTTGCGGAATTTTTCAAGCATGCAAGCTACTTGATATTTGGTGGTCTACTCACCTACAATGCGACAGAGGTGGGCAAATATACTATAGGACGTTTGCGTCCACATTTCATAAGTGTATGCCAGCCACAGTTGGCGGACGGTAGTACGTGCGACGCACCTCAAAATATACATCGTTATGTGGAGGCCTACACATGTGTGGGCATTGGATATACGCCGAATGATTTGCGAGAAGCACGCATTTCTTTTCCCAGCGGTCATTCGTGTATGATATTTTATACAATGTTGTATCTTATAATATATCTACAGCATAAATTCACTTGGCGTGGTTCAAAGTTTTCGCGTTATTTTCTACAATTTGCATTGTTGATGTTGGCTTGGTTTACGGCGCTTTCGCGTATTATGGACAACTATCATCATTGGTCTGATGTGTTGTGTGGTTGTGTGCTCGGCATAGTCGGTGCGCTAATAACAACTACTTTCATTGTAAAAGATTTTTGCACACCATTTTTGGAGCGTGTGCATGTAAATCTACCACGTCAGGATACGAGCACCACTTTGGATGAGATGACAGCAACAATGCGAGCATATACGCAGTCAAACGGTGTTGGTGGAGATTCACCACTGAATGGCGAAAGTCTGAGTGGTGATAGTGCGGCGCCTAGTTTAAGCAATTATCAGTATTGTACAAAGGTGTCAG GGTGCCGAAAGCTCCGAATTTCGTGCGAGGTGAACACTTaa
- the LOC137252722 gene encoding putative phosphatidate phosphatase isoform X3, translating to MQTTTMKDQQISSEDRRLIHRILLDFIILTLLCMPLIICEYIIEPFRRGFFCSDETIRYPFRDNTITLIMLALFVTLLPAIIVITVEYTHYYRCGRTKDTLLLFGRNVPVWIVEFFKHASYYLFGALLTFNATELGKFTIGRLRPHFISVCQPQLADGSTCDAPQNLYRYVEDYSCAGVGYTRDDVRQARLSFPSGHSSLSFYAMIFLIIYLQYKFTWRGSRFSRYFLQFSLLMLAWFTALSRVIDNWHHWSDVLCGSLLGILGAVITAIFINKDFRTPLLQCLNANLPHQNSTNLKDSMATLPSFTQRHEVA from the coding sequence ATGCAAACCACAACCATGAAAGACCAACAGATCTCGTCAGAGGATCGTCGTTTAATACATCGCATCTTGCTTGATTTCATCATTTTAACGCTACTCTGCATGCCGCTTATTATTTGCGAATACATCATAGAACCCTTTCGTCGTGGTTTCTTCTGTAGTGATGAGACGATACGTTATCCTTTTCGTGACAATACCATTACATTAATTATGCTCGCATTATTCGTTACGCTTCTGCCAGCTATAATAGTAATTACTGTTGAATATACGCATTACTATCGTTGTGGTCGTACGAAGGACACGCTCTTGCTTTTTGGTAGAAATGTACCAGTATGGATTGTGGAATTTTTTAAACACGCAAGCTATTATCTTTTTGGTGCTCTACTCACATTTAATGCTACAGAGTTGGGCAAATTTACTATAGGACGTTTGCGTCCACATTTCATAAGTGTTTGTCAACCACAGTTGGCAGATGGTAGTACATGTGATGCGCCGCAAAATCTGTATCGCTACGTGGAGGACTATTCATGTGCCGGTGTTGGCTATACGCGCGATGATGTGCGTCAGGCGCGCCTTTCTTTTCCCAGCGGTCATTCTAGCTTGTCTTTCTATGCTATGATTTTCCTTATAATATATTTGCAATATAAATTCACCTGGCGTGGTTCAAGATTTTCACgttattttttgcaattttcgcTGCTTATGTTGGCTTGGTTTACAGCGCTATCGCGTGTCATCGACAATTGGCATCACTGGTCGGATGTGTTATGTGGTTCGCTTTTGGGTATTCTGGGTGCTGTGATTACAGCAATTTTCATTAATAAAGATTTTCGCACACCATTGTTACAGTGTTTGAATGCTAATTTACCGCATCAGAATAGCACAAATCTGAAAGACAGTATGGCAACTTTGCCTTCATTTACGCAAAGACATGAAGTTGCTTGA
- the LOC137252722 gene encoding putative phosphatidate phosphatase isoform X1 — protein MKDHQFTSEDRRLLHRILLDFIIAVVLFIPIIVCEFVIEPYQRGFFCSDETIRYPFHENTMSILCVALLVIIIPIVIVITVEYTRYYRCSRINKTCLLFGRKVPIWLAEFFKHASYLIFGGLLTYNATEVGKYTIGRLRPHFISVCQPQLADGSTCDAPQNIHRYVEAYTCVGIGYTPNDLREARISFPSGHSCMIFYTMLYLIIYLQHKFTWRGSKFSRYFLQFALLMLAWFTALSRIMDNYHHWSDVLCGCVLGIVGALITTTFIVKDFCTPFLERVHVNLPRQDTSTTLDEMTATMRAYTQSNGVGGDSPLNGESLSGDSAAPSLSNYQYCTKVSASLQSHRPQAALIR, from the exons ATGAAAGATCATCAGTTCACATCAGAAGATCGTCGTTTATTACATCGCATCTTGCTTGATTTCATAATTGCAGTGGTGCTCTTTATACCCATCATTGTTTGTGAATTCGTCATCGAACCATATCAACGTGGTTTCTTCTGTAGTGATGAAACGATACGTTATCCTTTTCATGAAAATACCATGTCTATACTATGTGTCGCCTTATTAGTCATTATAATACCAATCGTTATAGTGATCACTGTTGAATATACGCGCTACTATCGTTGTAGTCGTATAAACAAAACATGCTTGCTTTTTGGACGTAAAGTACCAATTTGGCTTGCGGAATTTTTCAAGCATGCAAGCTACTTGATATTTGGTGGTCTACTCACCTACAATGCGACAGAGGTGGGCAAATATACTATAGGACGTTTGCGTCCACATTTCATAAGTGTATGCCAGCCACAGTTGGCGGACGGTAGTACGTGCGACGCACCTCAAAATATACATCGTTATGTGGAGGCCTACACATGTGTGGGCATTGGATATACGCCGAATGATTTGCGAGAAGCACGCATTTCTTTTCCCAGCGGTCATTCGTGTATGATATTTTATACAATGTTGTATCTTATAATATATCTACAGCATAAATTCACTTGGCGTGGTTCAAAGTTTTCGCGTTATTTTCTACAATTTGCATTGTTGATGTTGGCTTGGTTTACGGCGCTTTCGCGTATTATGGACAACTATCATCATTGGTCTGATGTGTTGTGTGGTTGTGTGCTCGGCATAGTCGGTGCGCTAATAACAACTACTTTCATTGTAAAAGATTTTTGCACACCATTTTTGGAGCGTGTGCATGTAAATCTACCACGTCAGGATACGAGCACCACTTTGGATGAGATGACAGCAACAATGCGAGCATATACGCAGTCAAACGGTGTTGGTGGAGATTCACCACTGAATGGCGAAAGTCTGAGTGGTGATAGTGCGGCGCCTAGTTTAAGCAATTATCAGTATTGTACAAAGGTGTCAG cgTCTTTGCAGAGTCACCGCCCTCAGGCCGCATTAATCAGATAA